Proteins encoded together in one Ammospiza nelsoni isolate bAmmNel1 chromosome Z, bAmmNel1.pri, whole genome shotgun sequence window:
- the LOC132086990 gene encoding uncharacterized protein LOC132086990 has product MATGAEWSCPICREASDNIAYVRSCRHQFCRHCIVRWARKNPSCPLCRQTVHAIICPAPHDQGFTEMVVSEPSVSRSAGPEESNVAEPQPRSLVAGLPPETWAFLFSNYTEILWPLEMWLNEVVCGISSWVVAYAKGRIVASLCQCGLHEEGLVRELQPLLREQTIAFVRQLILAAAELCGEVARLRMDTGPQQPVPQQPVPQQPVPQQADPDAVALPGTSEAQEERREGPGQAGAATSGAGPSGGSGPGSSRQAGRRRGGGAQESGDRQKSYRRQN; this is encoded by the coding sequence ATGGCCACGGGGGCAGAGtggagctgccccatctgcCGCGAAGCCTCGGACAACATCGCCTACGTGCGCTCCTGCCGGCACCAATTCTGCCGGCACTGCATCGTGCGATGGGCGAGGAAAAACCCGTCGTGCCCGCTATGCCGGCAGACGGTGCACGCCATCATCTGCCCGGCGCCGCACGACCAGGGCTTCACGGAGATGGTTGTGTCGGAGCCCTCGGTGTCCAGGAGCGCCGGCCCGGAGGAGTCGAACGTCGCGGAGCCGCAGCCCCGGTCTCTCGTGGCGGGGCTCCCTCCCGAGACCTGGGCATTTTTGTTTAGCAACTACACCGAGATCCTGTGGCCGCTGGAGATGTGGCTGAACGAGGTGGTGTGCGGGATCTCCTCGTGGGTCGTGGCCTACGCGAAGGGCAGGATCGtggccagcctgtgccagtgcgGGCTGCACGAGGAGGGCCTGGTGcgggagctgcagcccttgctgcGGGAGCAGACGATCGCCTTCGTCAGGCAGCTCATCCTCGCGGCCGCCGAGCTGTGCGGCGAGGTGGCGCGGCTCCGCATGGACACTGGCCCCCAGCAGCCGGTCCCCCAGCAGCCGGTCCCCCAGCAGCCGGTCCCCCAGCAGGCCGACCCCGACGCTGTCGCCTTGCCGGGCACCAGCGAGGCGCAGGAGGAGCGCCGTGAGGGGCCGGGGCAGGCCGGGGCCGCGACCTCGGGCGCCGGGCCGAGCGGTGGCAGCGGGCCCGGGAGCTCTCGGCAGGCCGGGCGGCGCAGAGGCGGCGGCGCGCAGGAGAGCGGGGACCGCCAGAAGTCTTACCGCCGGCAGAACTAG